The genomic stretch GTGTTAAATACCTTGCAGAACATTTCATTGTGAGTGATTATAATCTCTGTAGCTACAAAATTATTGGATTATCATTCTaaaagaatataaataataatgaatgtaCATGTATGGGTGACTACTGTCTTCTAAAACATTTAGTCACCATCCTATTGCAATGAGCTGGAAAATGAACAAGAGGACTGAATtggtgttttcttttatctATTAAATCTACTGGATTGCACATTCTTATAGGTTACCTTACAGCTGCACAGTGACTGTATCTATTGGTGGCCTTTAACTATGTAACCAGAACATTACATGGAAGTGATCTGCTAATCTGTATATTTGCATTCTCACTTTGGTTTTCATGTTCAAATAAATCAATGCAGTTCACACATACAATTGTAAAAATTTTGTCCACTTCCCATTGcttcttgtttgtttctatATCAATCAATGTAAACCAGAGAGAACACAGTATTTAGTGTGAGAGAGCAAAAACAGGGGAATGGGTAAACAAAATGCATCCTTATGAACCAAAGCAAAATGTGttctcactcattcatttttgtcatctaatcattcacactgGTAAAGTGTCATAAATGATATACTGTAACTACATTCTACTCATTCAGATTGCTGGTGCTGCACACTCATAACTAAGAGAGCATAACAAATAAGGCAAAGCCAAAATTCTCCTCATTGTGTTTTAGTACTGCGGCTCTGGTCACATACATCCCCTCATGTGGCCTTATAGGGGCACAGTCATGCCTTCACCCATCCTTCAGGCTTAAGAAAAGCACAACACTACTGTACATGGCATCCGCGCCTATTGCTTACACACCACTccatcacacagacacagctgcaCTGGCAACCATGTAACAGTTTatcagtctgtctgtgcatAATGTCTCTGTGGCCTTCCCTCTGTATCCCAGAGGTCCACGCTGGTGTGACCAGAATTTGGTTCGTCATGTGAGGAGATCTAGAACAGGTTCTCAGCCATGGCAGTGAAACTGAGTAGAAGTCTTCCtatgtctttctttcctccctaCAGTTAGTCGAGTCTCTTGCTGTACTTATGGCAGTATTCAACAGACGTCAGTACATTATTAAAAGAGACGGGCCTGTTTCTTTAGCTCgttcctcttccacagagccagCCGGTCAAAATCCTCTATGGTCATGCCAAACACCTGGACGAACTCCTCTGGGGACAGGTGACGCTGGGAGACACGGGGACAAAGAGAAGACACACTGTTAAAAGATCATACCAACTTCATATACCTCCACTTCACCATTATTTACACTTCGACCAGGGACGACTTCCTCCCACCACAGTTAAGTGACACATTCATAATTTACCtctagtctggctctgtctaCGTCTTTGGGCAGCCTGTTGCGCCCCCTGGTGGTGACAATAAGTGCTTCATAGGGGTAAATCTGCAGGGAATAGAGAGGAAGTCATGCTTTATCTCACTTCAGAGATTTCCTAAAAATAACACTGGGGTTACGCTACATGTAGGCTAACTTACATGGAATGAATTATTTAAGATATTCTGTTAAAACCTTACCTTGTATTCTGCTGGgagtaaagagaaagagaattaAGTCAGTACAATAGAGAAAGATTAATAACTTACATTAATGTGAAGAAcatgttttaaattcatattaaaTTACCTCTGCTTCCCCAGTTGACCTCACTGTCATACTGGTACTGGTAGCAGTCTGCACTCTGAGGCTGCAGGTGCAAAGAGGGACAATGAGTTAAACAAGAATAGAAAGAGGCATAGTTTAGACTAAAATATTGCTTATACATATGTAAACATAAAGAGTAATAACAGAAGGATATTATTCAACTGCCTAATAAAACAGATCCATCAAAAGCCCCAGACACGTATGATAAATTAACATCTAATCATGCCATGTCTCACCCTCTGGATGCCGTTGCGTCCATATCCTGGTAGCGAAGCTGACTTacaaacaaaatctaaaatACAGAAAACGGTATTAAACTGTTAATATAGTCAAGCCAACAGTGACTTAAATTTCCAGTTATTTTCAAACAGCTGCACATGCACATGTTGGCCCATTGAAATCATATATCAGTGCCAAGTCAGCGCCAGAAGATGGCGTTAACCACTAACAAGATGTTTCTGAAATTCCAGATGTGCCCACTATATAAAACTGGAGCCTTGTGGGTGTTGGGTTTTTGAATTCAGCACAAATACATAATTTGAGTACAAATCACagcctccactcaaaaacattttaaaacagcgAGTATTTAATCGAACTAGAAACTTGCCGACCAGTGAATTGAGGtgatctacagtatgtgctggCATTTCAGGATAttaatgaaatgatgatgaactCACCGCTATCAGTGCTGTACTGAGATCGAGGagctgttaaagaaaaaaaagatcatagAGTTACATGACACCTTCTAAttgcaaaaaaaccaaacaaatattaCAGGATGTTTAACCTGCCCTCCTCGAAATTCCTCAAAACATATTCAAGGAATATTATTATAGATATTTGACAGGCATCTGTCTAGTTAGAGGAAGGAttgagaaagaaacaagaaaaggaGTGCACTGGGTACCCATGAAGCGaagaacacaaaacatcaaaGGTGCAGGAAGGCAGAAAGAGGCCAGGCAAGACTGGTTtagggaaggaggagaggaatcataataaaaaaacaacatacaaacacaaaagcagaaaGAGACACATTGCACGCTTCACCATCTACCATCACAACACAGCTTGTACGGTTACAAGCCTTTGTTGCCTTTCAAGTGTAGCCAACGGAGTGCTATTCAGTTGTgtcccctcccatctgagaaaCAGCTTTAATGAGAGATCTTACTGCTCATAAATAAACCAGGATATGGGACACCAGCTGTGAGAGCGCGAGAGTGAGATAGATAcacagatagatggatggatagacaGAGAGTTAACAGAGTAGAATATAGAGAGCGATATCGGGAGAccgaggaggaggaaaaagcgTGCGAAGCGATGAGGGAGATGACAAAATAGATGGAGCAAGGAAGTGAAAAGAAGCACCTAAAAAGGGAGCAAAGAGATGAAGCAAGGAGGCTGGTGTCTGAATTTCAGGGGCTAAAATAACAGTCTCAGTATGCTGCATGATCAGTGAAGCTTGGCCTAATAAACAGAAACAAGTCTGGTAGCTTTAGGCCCCTCCATTCCTGCTTCATCACATCTCGAACATCTGCACACGTGGTTGAACATTCTGTTTTCAGTAGCTTGAAACGTTCAGATCAGTGTGTGATCAGATATCCCCAAAACAATGACAGGCCacatgtgctgctgctgctgctggtctaCAACAGGTTTGACAGCAGCTGTTCTCCCCTCTCAACATCTTTCCATCTTATAAACCGCCCACCCCCTGCAGCAGCCATGACCTCCTCCCTGACCTGCATCCACAACCTCACTGCCCTCGCCCCAAACCTTGATAACAGCAGATATTGAAACTCATAATAAGCTCTTGTGgtgacatatacacacacaatgggAGGGACACAGACATGGCTGCACAGTTACTGGGACAGATATACAGTCAGAGGTGCGTAAACTtgcagaaacacaaagtacaagaGACAAAGGGGGGAGATGCGTGGGGGGCAGGGTGGATCCTTACATCCGTTGACAGTGTTGTTGTACGCCGTGGTGCCGTAGCCTGTAGTATTGAGTGTTTCCTTGCTCCCACTACGAGAATTCCTCGCACTGCCCCAGGGGTCGTTGTCATAGGAACCAGATCTGGCTTTCATCTCCTCCTTTAGGATCATCCTCCCGATGCCACTCCCAATCTGAGAGAGGCACAGGGAGTGAGGGAACGGGCAGAATAGGGGAAGAATGAAGAAAGAGACATTAGGGAAAACTGCTAATTTATTGTACAGTGAATGCAAGATGGTGAGAGAAGCAAATAGAGAAATGGAGGATAGTTTAGGCGCCATACCATAAAAAGTGCATTATTTATGGGTGTTTCTGAGGTAAGgggggtggtgggtgggggTAGGGGGGGACTGGTACCCGATGTTGAAGAAAAGGAGATAGAGAATAATGAAGCTCTTACTCTTTGAAGACTGTGACTCCAactctcttcatctcctcctgtCGAGAACCGTCTTCTCGGCACCCGATAGGCTGAGAGGggaaagagataaaagagaTTCCCTCGTGTGAATATAGAGCTCAGAGTGGAACCCAGTAACAGAGTGGAAGAGTGAATAAATATGACAACACAGAGTTACAAAATGAACTGTACTCCTATGCATTTGGCCCggtggaaaatgaaaaaaaaatgcaacttcCAATGCAGCTTGCTGCTCAAAATTGGTGAAATAAGTCTTTCCTACCCTTGGGGGAGCTGGTGTACGGGTAGTAGTCAGACTCTGACTGGGTGTATGGCTCAGGAGAGTAGGTGGACAGTCTGGAGGATCTGAGGATGTCCTCGCTGGTCCTGCTTTTAGTGGCTGAGTCCAAATGATTGTCTGTGAAGGAATGGATTGAGTcaggagagaaaagggaagCAGACAGGACCAACGTAACCGGTAATTCTTTTAAAGGGACAGtatgacattttgggaaatatatttattcactttcttgcccagagttagatgagaagattgataccactctcatatctgtgtgtCACTATTCAACATATTATATCTCCTAAAAACATCAAATTGTAGTTTATGCCACACTATTCCTTGGCTAGGAGCACTTCCTGTATTTTCTGCTAGCTACCTGGCAACATCACAGTAATGACAAGACACCACGAAGAGTCACTGTGTTTACTAGTGagctttaattgatttttttaaaaactttggacagagccaggctaggtGTTTCCCCCTGCTTACAGGCTTCATGCTAATCTAAGCTAACTGTGTCCTGGCTCCAGCTTAACAGACAGATACAATATGAAAGTGGTAAAAAACAGTCTTCTCATCGAtctctcaatgaaaaaaataagcatatttccctaaatgccaaactattcctttaagacaGCGCACCGCTCAggagaaaaatgtgttcatgATGTACAGCAAGAGGAGTACATTTACGCCACATATCCACAGTCATCCTCCCACTATTCCTGTCAGAGGAGATCAATATTTCAGCCAATAGCATGAAAATAACCAGCATTAAAATGAGTTCAGTTACTGCTCAGCCTGAGGCACGCAGTCATTTCATGAGTGGTGCAAGGCGATGATATTGATGTCACTCTGCACTAAAGCACAGTCAATGGAAGTCAATGGGGTGACATGCAGTGTAATGTCAGATAGATCGCTCTTCACTCTGTTAGCCATTAGCCACGCCTGCCCCGATCCATGACCCACTGTATTCctatacacatgtacacacacgtTCATAGTGACAGCTGATTGAGACTTCTGTCAGGGGAAGTACAGTACAGTTGTACAGTGTTGAAATGGGATGACCAACACAAGAAGagagacacatactgtacacacaaacatagacaTACATACAATATCTATCTACCGACAGAGAACGAAACAGCGAGAGGAGGGAGGTACTTACAGTGGCAAGGTCACCGGGTAAAGTGGAGCAGAATTGTGGAGGGGTGTGAAAAAAAGTGATTggatgcaataaaaaaaaagaggtgaaaagaaaagggaaagatTATTGGAGCGTCCCCATGGGATATGTGACAATGTGAGAGCTTTGCTACCCATACAGAGCGCAAGGACAAAGCCAAAAGACAGGGGTTTAATATTGTACAGCCTCTAGTCTATACAGGTAGCAAACTTGTTAGCTGAATAGTACATAAAAGGCCAACACGACTTCACATGTGTCTGTTGTGGCTTTGGATTCACATCAATCGTGTTTAGTGctgaaataagagaaaataataatcaatagcTGTTTAGGAAGACATTAAGTACCAGAAGGATCAATGTGACTGATGTTGAAGTGTCTACTGAATGTCAGTGTTCTAACAATGCAAGCTGAAGGGTTTTCAAACTTGTCATTGACAGTAGATGCTGAATTTCTTCGTCATATGCAAAAACCTGTCGTTACGGCCAGTGATGTACTAATTGTAGTTGAGAAACATACTATAGAAGGGTGAAAATGTCTATTCACAGGTCGGCACAGTTCACTAACTAGCCCACaaagaacaacacaaacagaacagaggaaCATGCAGGACAACAAGACAGATAAACTATCTTCTTCAGAGAGTTAAAAGCCTTTTACTAATGTCATGTGACGTGGGGGTGGTGAATCTTTTTCTTCTGGATTTTTATACTGAAGCACGCTACCCAGATGGCTGAAGTGCATTTAAGTTTAATTACTtgtaaaaaaggcaaaaataactGTGCTGACCACATCGCTGTGCTATTTGACTGAGCGACAACATAAATCCACACAATTAAGAAATCAGACTGCCCTCTCACATACTCCCTCTGTTTTCTGCAAAAGTGAACACAACAGCAGCCTATTGCTTGAAAACAACCCGAGTAGCATCTCATCTCCttaaatcatacactgacagcTGGCTAACAAGTCCAGgctgagaaataaaaaagaagtcTCCACAGCAAATATAAATTCCAGTCATAATTCAGTTTGCCATTGTGCTTTGTTCCATTGTTCTGGTCTATTCTAGTGAGTTGTGTGTCCTCAGAGTCCCATGTACTCAACACTTGTCACGCCTGAGCAACCTTCACTTCATTCATGGCCTGCTCCAACCCTATTTGCAGACAGTAACCTGTCGTGCTGCGGGAACCGCACGAAGAAGCAGGCCTGCGCTTAGTAAGCTTGTTGCATGCACACTGAACATGGTTCTTTTACAATCAGCCACTAATGCAATAAGTCTGATTGATTATCTTCAAATTTGAAACAAGTTGCACAAGTCAAACTCTATTTCCTTCGTGCTTTCTCTAACACAGTATTGGTCCTttccatttatctgtttttgtttgtgatggGTTCACTTTCAATGATAACTGGAACATCAATACGAATCGATACTAAATCACGAGGGGctgctgaaaaaaacatcaataggTCAGTAAACACGTCTATATCGGGTACTCAAACACAGCACGACTAAACTGACAGGAGGACAGGCAGGCTAAGGCGGGGCTAACTGCACTGTACCCGTTCTCGTATAGATGGGAGCCTTCCTGTAGATGTTGGGGTCCCCTGTAgctgaggagagaaagaggagatggaCAGGTGAAACGTGGAGGagtgaaaggaggagaggcTAGAGGAGGTGAGTTTCTATTGGGATGATGGAatgggaggaaggaggaggtaGGAGGGATGGCAATAAAGGAAGATAAAGGTGCAGTATGAGGGGAAGAATATGCCAGAGCAATTATGTGCGGTATAAAAATATGACTTAGCCACATTTTCACAACCCCTCATTCCCACGGAACTTAAAATAACCTTGCTGAATGATTTGTATTAGTGAATTATGGCTGATGAaatccccccacccccttctCTGGAGTTAATCTATGAGATTCTGAGCGGTGCAATGAGTAGTCCTACCTGGTACATGAAAATGTTTAGGGGGCTGGTTTGTGGTGGGTGTGCTTGACCGCCCCTCTTGGCCGTAATAAGGTGAGCTTCTGCCACTCTCAGAGCCTGCAGCCAGccacagccaatcacagcaaaGGAAACATGAGCATGAAGGAAAGTCTAAACACAAGTCTCATCCACACAGATGAAATCCCAAGAGCCCCAAACATTCACTCAAGTTACAAAGTGATATTGACATTAACTTTTCCACTTGTGTAGTGACAAAGCAGTAGTAACAGGCTTCTTATGATAGTATTTACAGTGTCAATGCACATGTGTAAGAGTTAAATGAAATGACAGCCAAAGAGCAACAGCAACATGTGTGGTAGCCAAACAAGTATTAGAAGTGAAGTGAAAGACATTCTGCCCTGAGGTGGTGAATCTGTTAATCTTTTGTCACCGCTGATATTAAATGAGGGCATATTTGTTGCCAGTATAATAGTGGCGATGAAAAACAGATGGAGATGACGAGCACTTTGATCTctcttaaaggaacagttcgatattttgggaaatacacttatttgctttctcgctgagagttagatgaagaAGATCGATACGCTCTCATGTGGAGAGGTGTATCGatcctctcatctcactctctgcCAGAGAAAaagcatgtttatttgtaaaatgtccaacttttcTTTACTTCACTTAACTAGAATctacaaaattaaaacattctTGGGCCCGGAAACTCCACAAACTCTTTAGTTTATGTTCATTTGACATTAAGCGCAACATGACTGACttaattttttccccccaattgACTAATATGAGCAGACAACCAGGAATGAATGCCATATGACTCACCAGGGTAGCCATAGTGCTGCGGAGAGCGAGGCATGATGGGTGACATGCCTTGACGACCGTATGTCGGGGAGTCAATATAACCTGGACTGGAGCATCGCCTCTGCTTCACATCCAGGCTGTCGTAGTCCTAGAGAGATAAAGGAGAAGCGGAAGAGGTGAGAGAGGAGCAGGGGGGCGAAGAAGAGACAAATAGCTTTACGACAGGTCGAAATGacaacatcacacttgtttaaaCTTGTTTTAAGTGAGCTGCTACTCACGCTAAGAGGAAGTGTTCTTACCTGAGAATAGGGAGAGAGTGTCCCAAGTGACTGGAGAATCAGTGGAGAGAGAAGAGCTGTTATTTATACTGGAGCACAGTGGTGTAAGAAAAATAAtatgttatacagtatatcatgtaTTTACAAGACCACAAGGAAAGACCAGAttgtctttttacatttgatcTATGCTCTGTTTTATCCTACATTGGATGGATGATTAGTGAGGTTTGTTGCATGGGACAAAGTAATGActtataatcattttaaagttaattaaaggaatagtttgacattttggttgAAGTTCTCTGATTAACATACACAAACTGTAATGTAAAATCATCAagctgtggttttacagggagttGCGGGCTGGGACTTTTTTCGTCAGGCATGTCCATTAGTGAGCTTTAATGGTGCaggtaggcagattttttttcttactttggaCATAGACAGGCTAGCTGTTGCTTCACACTACCAATCTTTTGGCGTGGACACaggagagtggtatcgatctatCGACACGAAAGTGAACAAGTGtactttccaaaatgttgacCTATTCCTTTAAGTatggagtatttgtacatttaccagaaaataatgtgaatttcCTGAATGCATGCAGTAAAATCCACCGGTCTGGAACTTCAAACAAATACTACAACATAGTCATACATACTTAAGGCTCATCATTTTCAACTGTTAACACATTTTACCGAAAAATACCCAAAATTtttaatatacatataaaagATTGGCTGATTTTATGTccctgcacatacagtacagtataagGACAAAGTTCACTGCTGTTTACAGCAAACAATGTCCTTTAATGATGTTGGCAGCTCAGTAAATGCTTCTGGTTATAAAAATGgtaagaaaatgcaaatgagttCCTAATTATGCACCAGAGTATGTAAGTTTCTAAATCCCATATTTGAccagatttttgttttattgtttttttttatgagagtTTAATctaaaaaagtctaaaaaattgaaaataaagaGCCCATCAAATACCATATGACTTATATCTGATAAAGACACACAACTTCTTATCAGATAAGTTCAAATGTCAGGTGTTATTTACAGCAATGCACCATCCGAAAACTAAAAAAACGGTTTCTCCCAAAAACAGACCAATAATGAGACCAGTGCTTAGTTTGGCCTGGAGTGTGTAGCAGTAGTACCTCCCCATAGCTGTAAGTGTCTAGCCTGTCATCAAAGTTGTATCTGTGGAAGGGCTGGTATGAGGAGGATATGAGGTCTGGCTGTTGGACCTCATATATGGCCTTGACCTTTGGCAGGGCAGCTAGGTCCTTATAATCTAGGATCTCATTCTCCACTCTGGCCTggagagaggacacacacacacatacacccaccaaacacagagacaacaacaacGAGACCCAACATCAACCACATGGACAATGCACAGTAACAAAGTAGAATGGAAACTCCACCAGTGACAGCGAGCAGAACGTGCAGCGGGCGGTGAGAGGAGCGAAGCGCCAAAAGAGCTGATGTGGCATGTagtacacgtgtgtgtgtatgtgtgtgtgcactcatcAAAAGTACACATGTGCGCTGCAAAAACCTGACAGCAATGTAAGTTGTTGAccttcaggagctcagcatgtGTGAGAAAGCGAGCAGAGGAAGCAAAGAGAActagagagagagtgagggagaggagacAGTATGGACGACAAGCGTGCTTACACAGCATTTCTCCCTCATCCATCACCTTAAACAGAAAGGTCATTGATTATGAGATGAGAGCAGAGTAGGGCAGGGCTGAGCAGAGAGCAGTGACTCCTGCTTGCATGCAGACAACCCTTGACATGCTAATACTGCCAACAAGCAGCAACACTCAGCAGTCTGCCAAGCAGCACAGTTGGACACTGTTTCATTTCTGGCTGAAGTCTCGTTTTTTCAAATGGAACTGGTCCAACTCTGCAGGAGGCTGAGTGAAAGCCTTCACATTAACCTGAGATGTTAACTAGTTTCcagttatttatatatattttttctgaccAATATGGTCAACTGGAAGgcattgatttgttgttttgcagGACATCTAGAGATGAAAAATGATTGGATCACAAATTTTCTCATTTACCTCTGGGTGTATCTActcatgcagatagttttggttatATCTGTCCAGGTTTTGacatatctgtctctgagatttcttcTGCAACCCAACACACAATGAAAGTGAATAGaaatttgtttgtggtgcttacagatttgaaaaatgtgtttttttcccagaaaaaTGTCCAAGTTACTGTGGATAACCCACATTTGTACCCCACTGTAAACaattttcattggaactactgTCTatcaaagaaatagtccctatgaAAACAGTTGACAGCATCCACAAAGTTaaattttttacatgttttgacAGCATGTCAGTGACTGTATTTCACAGTGTAGTTGGAACATTCTTCAAGGTGAAATATAGCCATTGGAATATTGCAGCTGTATGCAAcctaaaggttaaaaaaatccCCTTTCAAGCAAATTTAGCCCAATTTTAACCTAGACATTCAGGCTTTTGAACTACAAATCACCAAATTAATGCTTGCTGAGCACTGATGCCTGAAGATTGTCATcacaaatacagtataacacACAAATATTGTGTTAATCTTGATTTCTTGATGAGGAAACATGggatgaaagaaagaacaagTGTTTAGAAagttgtttctttcttctttcttaatCCTGACACATCATTAATGACGACAGAGGTAAGGACACAAGGAGTGAACAGGCCAAGGGAGTGAGCAGCCTCTCAGGTTGGTGCTTAACTATTCAAAACTATGTTTGGtgcttgtgtttttggtgtAGCAATTTTAGGGTTAGTGCAGTAGCAGCTAAAAGCTGCTGCAAAGTCAGAGGTTACTTACACATATAACCCTACTGGGAGAGCCAATGGAGGAGCctggaggagagatggaggtcTCCGACAGGCGTCTGTGCTGTGAGGTACCgacacacaaagaaaagtagAGAGCGGAGAGAGCACACCGTGAGGAAAttgcagttttcattttattttaactttgtcATTTCAAATTCTATCTCACCCTAAGTCTCCTCTCTGCCCTCGCTGCCTGCTTGCATAATGGGTGCCACACCTCACACCCTGAAGAACAgcgagagaaggagagaagacagaTTGGTGCTGGGTGTTCCTATATACCATGCATTCGTCTACATGAGCCAGTGTAagctatttgtgtgtgtgtgcaggtgtatgtgtgtgtatccgtTGGCATCAAGTTTCACCTGTCAGGTAcatttcctctccctctttgaACATCAAGTTACAGCGGGCGCAGCGAGCGCAGGTCGGATGGTAGTGTTTCCCTCCCgcctgaggagaggagaggagagtagaggagaggagaggtgtgAGGGAACATAAATTACCATCATAAACAGTTTCACAGAGTAGGGGCTAATCTACAATTTGGGGGCCCATCTTGAGCAGGTCATTGTCTCCATATGTTTTCTACTGTATATCACCTGACCCCAAATGGCCTCATAATGTATTGAGACATCATAGCATAGCCTGTAGTTGTTTCATCAGCATGCAGCAGTGACATGATAGCCACCACCCATTCTCCTCCATGCCTTAATTAGAGCAAAAGATCCCTGTAGGTCAGTCACATGAAGAAATGTGTtggagtgggtgtgtgtgtgtgtgtgtgtgtgctacagagagaaagagggaagtaGGTGGCTGTGGAAGTGAAGGACACAAGAGTGCGATACATGTCCTTGGACATCCTGAATACCCCGAGGGAACACATCCGAACTCATGTTGCGCAGGTGAAAATGGACACGTGAAATGATGAAGTATGATGTCATTGTGCCGGGTTCATCTGTTCATCAGGTCCAGTTCACGGTCCTGATGTTTCTCACATGTGTCTCCGCAGGGCTGACAGCTGAGGCGTGGCCCTGTCCCGTCACCTCTGCCTTCCTGACACACCATTAGAGAATTTCTATTTATAGAAGCACTGCTGACATGTGGCGTGTGTCAAGGAGACCTGAACTGTTTCATCTGAACACACCcagcatgtgtgttttgtgtgtgttaggtgAGTCATTTAATGCAAACATGTATAAACAAACGGAACAGCAGAGGCTTTTCCGGCTTTTTAATAAACTGATATGTGATctgcaggaaatgaatgtaCTCTCTCCAAGAACTGCAAATGTATAGTTCTTAATTGTATCTAAGCTGCATTTTAACCAATCCCTGCTCTCACAGTCTGTCTCAAGTTTCTCTGAAAGGAAAGCCAGAAGAGGATGCTGCACGCCAGCATTTCCATCTCGTGCTTTCCGAGCAGCAGAGCGTTTACCGTCTGTGGTCATATGGTATCAGTACAGCAACTGCTGTTACTGTTTCTAATGAGGCCCCCATTCTCTTCATGGCATTAATAGGATGCTATATTTATTGGCGAACAGAGATACCGAGGGAGGAAGGGAAAGGAAATAAGTGAAACTAAATAAAGGGAAGTTTTGTGCTCCTATgactttcatttcctctccttaCTTCTCCCTGTCTCCATCTTTTCTA from Thunnus thynnus chromosome 9, fThuThy2.1, whole genome shotgun sequence encodes the following:
- the ablim3 gene encoding actin-binding LIM protein 3, giving the protein MSSSAAYHQGSTGGERSSGPIRCQRCREVCKGEVVRVQDTHFHVKCFTCTVCNCDLARSGFFQKKGEYICTADYQRLYGTRCDRCDSFITGEVVSALGRTYHPKCFVCSVCSKPFPIGDRVTFSGKDCVCQQCSHTLVKSNEPIKIHGPSHCAGCRAEIKQGQSLLALEKQWHVSCFRCRTCNMVLTGEYISKDGVPYCEADYHAQYGVKCETCSRYISGRVLEAGGKHYHPTCARCARCNLMFKEGEEMYLTGCEVWHPLCKQAARAERRLRHRRLSETSISPPGSSIGSPSRVICARVENEILDYKDLAALPKVKAIYEVQQPDLISSSYQPFHRYNFDDRLDTYSYGESLGTLSPYSQDYDSLDVKQRRCSSPGYIDSPTYGRQGMSPIMPRSPQHYGYPGSESGRSSPYYGQEGRSSTPTTNQPPKHFHVPATGDPNIYRKAPIYTRTATKSRTSEDILRSSRLSTYSPEPYTQSESDYYPYTSSPKAYRVPRRRFSTGGDEESWSHSLQRIGSGIGRMILKEEMKARSGSYDNDPWGSARNSRSGSKETLNTTGYGTTAYNNTVNGSPRSQYSTDSDFVCKSASLPGYGRNGIQRPQSADCYQYQYDSEVNWGSREYKIYPYEALIVTTRGRNRLPKDVDRARLERHLSPEEFVQVFGMTIEDFDRLALWKRNELKKQARLF